In one Tripterygium wilfordii isolate XIE 37 chromosome 22, ASM1340144v1, whole genome shotgun sequence genomic region, the following are encoded:
- the LOC119990417 gene encoding probable WRKY transcription factor 51 — MEDGYKWRKYGKKSIKNNPNPRNYYKCVVGGCNVKKKVERDREDSSYVITAYEGKHNHESPGVVYDNQMSPNAWNSLASLEYSTYS, encoded by the exons ATGGAAGATGGGTATAAATGGAGAAAGTATGGAAAGAAGTCTATCAAGAACAATCCCAACCCAAG GAATTACTATAAATGTGTAGTTGGAGGATGTAAtgtgaagaagaaggtggagaggGACAGAGAAGACTCAAGTTATGTGATAACAGCATATGAGGGAAAGCACAACCATGAAAGCCCTGGTGTGGTCTATGACAACCAGATGTCCCCTAATGCTTGGAATTCGCTAGCATCTCTTGAGTATTCCACTTATTCTTGA